Proteins found in one Zonotrichia leucophrys gambelii isolate GWCS_2022_RI chromosome 28, RI_Zleu_2.0, whole genome shotgun sequence genomic segment:
- the MPND gene encoding MPN domain-containing protein isoform X1, with protein sequence MAALAAASPGGDEGLEEDEDELEPGLDEAEAEPEVAKAAGAARGAVLTRRGITLRVLLRDGLLEPGRGVLSIYYLGKKFVGDLGSDGTITWQETGQVFNSPSAWATHCKRLVNPAKKSGCGWASVRYKGQKLDQYKAAWLRKHQPNVPPPEEVGPGSPPPDAPSVRGELGASPVCPQSLASEGEEEELPEDEEEEAAREGRLAVPEPAAPKKPEERSKKQQGKGLAEPAGTDGGSAGKRLEVKPRVPVRYCTLGTRDSARNPQTLVEVTSFAAINKFQPFNVAISSNVLLLLDFHSHLTRSEVVGYLGGRWDTNTQLLTVLRAFPCRTRLGDAEAAGAVEEEICQSLFLRGLSLVGWYHSHPFGPALPSLHDIDAQMDYQLKLQGSGNGFQPCLGLICGPFYHGNPGVESKIAPFWVMPPPEQRPNDYGIPMDVEVTYIQDGFLTNDVVQEMTLLVEFYKGAPDLVKFQELWSQDQTYLDKLKGSLASRTPKDQSFSHVLEQIFSLLKLSG encoded by the exons ATGGCAG CGCTCGCGGCCGCCTCCCCCGGCGGGGACGAGGGtctggaggaggatgaggatgagctGGAGCCGGGGCTGGACGAGGCCGAGGCCGAGCCGGAGGTGGCGaaggcggcgggggcggcccggggGGCGGTGCTGACCCGCAGGGGCATCACCCTGAGGGTCCTGCTCCGAGACGGGCTCctggagccgggcaggggcgtCCTGTCCATCTACTACCTG GGCAAGAAGTTCGTGGGGGACCTGGGCTCGGACGGGACGATCACCTGGCAGGAGACGGGGCAGGTGTTCAACTCTCCGAGCGCCTGGGCCACGCACTGCAAGCGCCTGGTGAACCCCGCCAAGAAGTCGGGCTGCGGCTGGGCCTCGGTGCGCTACAAGGGCCAGAAGCTGGACCAGTACAAGGCGGCCTGGCTGCGCAAGCACCAGCCCAACGTGCCGCCCCCCGAGGAGGTGGGACCGGGCTCGCCTCCCCCCGACGCCCCCAGCGTGCGGGGCGAGCTGGGTGCCAGCCCCGTGTGCCCGCAGAGCTTGGCCAGCGagggcgaggaggaggagctgcccgaggatgaggaggaggaggcggccaGGGAGGGTCGGCTGGCGGTGCCGGAGCCGGCGGCTCCCAAAAAGCCGGAGGAGAGGAGCAAGAAGCAGCAGGGGAAGGGCCTGGCGGAGCCGGCGGGGACGG ACGGAGGCAGCGCCGGGAAAAGGCTGGAGGTGAAGCCCCGGGTGCCCGTCCGCTACTGCACCCTGGGCACCCGCGACTCGGCCAG GAACCCCCAGACCCTGGTGGAGGTGACCTCCTTTGCCGCCATCAACAAATTCCAGCCCTTCAACGTGGCCATCTCCAGCAACgtcctcctgctcctg GATTTCCACAGCCACCTGACGCGGAGCGAAGTGGTGGGGTACCTGGGGGGGCGCTGGGACACCAACACCCAGC tgcTGACCGTGCTTCGAGCCTTCCCCTGCCGGACCCGCCTGGGTGACGCCGAAGCCGCGGGCGcagtggaggaggag ATCTGCCAGAGCCTGTTCCTGCGGGGGCTGTCGCTGGTGGGGTGGTACCACAGCCACCCCTTCGGGCCGGCGCTGCCGTCCCTGCACGACATCGATGCGCAGATGGATTACCAGCTCAAACTGCAGGGCAGCGGCAACggcttccagccctgcctggggctcatCTGCG ggCCCTTCTACCACGGCAACCCCGGCGTGGAGTCCAAAATCGCGCCCTTCTGGGTGATGCCGCCGCCAGAG CAACGGCCCAACGACTACGGGATCCCCATGGATGTGGAGGTCACCTACATCCAGGACGGATTCCTCACCAACGACGTCGTGCAGGAGATG ACGCTGCTGGTGGAGTTCTACAAGGGAGCCCCCGACCTGGTGAAGTTCCAGGAGCTGTGGAGTCAGGATCAGACCTACCTGGACAAGCTGAAg GGCTCCCTGGCCTCCCGCACCCCCAAAGACCAGAGCTTCAGCCACGTCCTGGAGCAGATCTTCAGCCTGCTGAAGCTCAGCGGGTGA
- the MPND gene encoding MPN domain-containing protein isoform X2, translating to MAALAAASPGGDEGLEEDEDELEPGLDEAEAEPEVAKAAGAARGAVLTRRGITLRVLLRDGLLEPGRGVLSIYYLGKKFVGDLGSDGTITWQETGQVFNSPSAWATHCKRLVNPAKKSGCGWASVRYKGQKLDQYKAAWLRKHQPNVPPPEESLASEGEEEELPEDEEEEAAREGRLAVPEPAAPKKPEERSKKQQGKGLAEPAGTDGGSAGKRLEVKPRVPVRYCTLGTRDSARNPQTLVEVTSFAAINKFQPFNVAISSNVLLLLDFHSHLTRSEVVGYLGGRWDTNTQLLTVLRAFPCRTRLGDAEAAGAVEEEICQSLFLRGLSLVGWYHSHPFGPALPSLHDIDAQMDYQLKLQGSGNGFQPCLGLICGPFYHGNPGVESKIAPFWVMPPPEQRPNDYGIPMDVEVTYIQDGFLTNDVVQEMTLLVEFYKGAPDLVKFQELWSQDQTYLDKLKGSLASRTPKDQSFSHVLEQIFSLLKLSG from the exons ATGGCAG CGCTCGCGGCCGCCTCCCCCGGCGGGGACGAGGGtctggaggaggatgaggatgagctGGAGCCGGGGCTGGACGAGGCCGAGGCCGAGCCGGAGGTGGCGaaggcggcgggggcggcccggggGGCGGTGCTGACCCGCAGGGGCATCACCCTGAGGGTCCTGCTCCGAGACGGGCTCctggagccgggcaggggcgtCCTGTCCATCTACTACCTG GGCAAGAAGTTCGTGGGGGACCTGGGCTCGGACGGGACGATCACCTGGCAGGAGACGGGGCAGGTGTTCAACTCTCCGAGCGCCTGGGCCACGCACTGCAAGCGCCTGGTGAACCCCGCCAAGAAGTCGGGCTGCGGCTGGGCCTCGGTGCGCTACAAGGGCCAGAAGCTGGACCAGTACAAGGCGGCCTGGCTGCGCAAGCACCAGCCCAACGTGCCGCCCCCCGAGGAG AGCTTGGCCAGCGagggcgaggaggaggagctgcccgaggatgaggaggaggaggcggccaGGGAGGGTCGGCTGGCGGTGCCGGAGCCGGCGGCTCCCAAAAAGCCGGAGGAGAGGAGCAAGAAGCAGCAGGGGAAGGGCCTGGCGGAGCCGGCGGGGACGG ACGGAGGCAGCGCCGGGAAAAGGCTGGAGGTGAAGCCCCGGGTGCCCGTCCGCTACTGCACCCTGGGCACCCGCGACTCGGCCAG GAACCCCCAGACCCTGGTGGAGGTGACCTCCTTTGCCGCCATCAACAAATTCCAGCCCTTCAACGTGGCCATCTCCAGCAACgtcctcctgctcctg GATTTCCACAGCCACCTGACGCGGAGCGAAGTGGTGGGGTACCTGGGGGGGCGCTGGGACACCAACACCCAGC tgcTGACCGTGCTTCGAGCCTTCCCCTGCCGGACCCGCCTGGGTGACGCCGAAGCCGCGGGCGcagtggaggaggag ATCTGCCAGAGCCTGTTCCTGCGGGGGCTGTCGCTGGTGGGGTGGTACCACAGCCACCCCTTCGGGCCGGCGCTGCCGTCCCTGCACGACATCGATGCGCAGATGGATTACCAGCTCAAACTGCAGGGCAGCGGCAACggcttccagccctgcctggggctcatCTGCG ggCCCTTCTACCACGGCAACCCCGGCGTGGAGTCCAAAATCGCGCCCTTCTGGGTGATGCCGCCGCCAGAG CAACGGCCCAACGACTACGGGATCCCCATGGATGTGGAGGTCACCTACATCCAGGACGGATTCCTCACCAACGACGTCGTGCAGGAGATG ACGCTGCTGGTGGAGTTCTACAAGGGAGCCCCCGACCTGGTGAAGTTCCAGGAGCTGTGGAGTCAGGATCAGACCTACCTGGACAAGCTGAAg GGCTCCCTGGCCTCCCGCACCCCCAAAGACCAGAGCTTCAGCCACGTCCTGGAGCAGATCTTCAGCCTGCTGAAGCTCAGCGGGTGA